The Dioscorea cayenensis subsp. rotundata cultivar TDr96_F1 unplaced genomic scaffold, TDr96_F1_v2_PseudoChromosome.rev07_lg8_w22 25.fasta BLBR01001301.1, whole genome shotgun sequence DNA segment GCACTTCCATTAGCAAGCAACTCCATGATAGGACCGTAAACCCTTGATGGACTATATTGATTAAGAAACAAGCATGCCACCGAAAGTCTTGGCCCTTCTTTGCTTGCAAGCACTCTATGCTCAACAGTCTTCAACTTGTCATTTGAGATCAGCTACGCATCAAACAAGAAAGACGTAAAATTGCAAAGTCATTAAgatcaaattttattataaccTACATAATTAGGTATGTAAACATGACAATGTTATGTGGTCATGAAACCATTGTATTCTTTTAGTTTGATTTAACTTGAAAAACTTGAGCTGGAAAATAAGTAAAGCTCATACTTTATGTATCCACAAATTAAATGGATTTGCAATTACTAGTTagcttaaattaatatatatatataagtgcaaAAGATGAGTTATTCTGATTACCAAGCATGTACAAAGACAAATCATATTACATGTTATACCAAATTAGAAGGAAATTAATCAAGCACATATATAACTGAGTGAACTCGAATGCATACACTTTGTCTATGTTTATACCTGCAAGAGATCAGCTATGTTGATGACCAGGCATCCAGGGGAGGGAGGAACATCAACCCATTTATTATTATGAAGCATTTGCAAGCCACTAATTGATTTATCTTGCAGAAGGATTGTAAAAAAGCCCGGATCAGAGTGTTTACTGGTTCCAATTGCGAGGTGGGGCTCTGGACAAGGTGGATAGTAATGGCAGGCAGCAACAATTCCATGTGCGCATTCCATCTCTTTCAAGTGATCAGGCTTCAGTCCAAGAGCCTCTGATAAAAGCTCAAGCAGAACCTCTCCCAGTTTTTTCATGTGAAATGAATAATCAAATACTATTTCCCTTCATGTTCAAATCAGACagatattaatttcttttaacaTTAACACTTATACATTCAAATccatatttattgaatttaaatacCATCACTCACCGGAAAGCACATGGTACCTCTTCCTTTTCAGGAGGATCAGGAGCCATACGAAAAATTAAAGTATCACGCCAATTCGCCGCTGGGGAACTGTAAAGATCGTAGTTGCAATTGAACATCACCTTTCGATCATTATCTCTAGAGTagtattttttcttctctccttcaTCATCATCGTCCATGAACCTCTTTATTGCATCCAGCATTTCATCCATCACTTTGTTGGGCACTCCATGGTTAGCCACTTTGAAAAAACCGATTGTCTCCGAAGCCTCTTTTACCTTC contains these protein-coding regions:
- the LOC120256139 gene encoding 1-aminocyclopropane-1-carboxylate oxidase homolog 1-like gives rise to the protein MAKDDAFTDDQKHCLKKSFSSYRQNTSSIADTTQLSMSTTSYDRASEIKAFDETKAGVKGLVDAGITEVPRFFIHPTETIISDSTTELQIPVIDMKDVNTRKKEIVEKVKEASETIGFFKVANHGVPNKVMDEMLDAIKRFMDDDDEGEKKKYYSRDNDRKVMFNCNYDLYSSPAANWRDTLIFRMAPDPPEKEEVPCAFREIVFDYSFHMKKLGEVLLELLSEALGLKPDHLKEMECAHGIVAACHYYPPCPEPHLAIGTSKHSDPGFFTILLQDKSISGLQMLHNNKWVDVPPSPGCLVINIADLLQLISNDKLKTVEHRVLASKEGPRLSVACLFLNQYSPSRVYGPIMELLANGSAPIYREVVIDEFNKHYNTKRPDGMSALDHFKL